ACCCCGCGATCATGCCCGCATGGGTGGACCCGGTGACCGTGCACACGACGATGGTGTCGAAGAAAACTCCCAGCTGATCCTCTTGTGTGGCCACCTCATACGCCCAGTTGGCGAAGCCGAGGCCGCCGTACTCGTGTTCCGATGCACCGGCCGGGATGGGATAGGGCTTGGCGCCGGAGTTCTCGATCGCGGTGAGCGCGTCCTCCCAGGACTGGCGGATGCCGATATCGAATCCCGAAGGGTCCAGCTGGGTTTGGGCTCCCATGATCCGCGATAACAGGATGTTGCCCGCCTTGTCGTTGACGGGGTCCTCCCAGTCCACCCAGCGTTCCTGAACCAGGTGACAGCGCATCCCCAGCACGGCCGCGACGGCGGCCACCTGACGGGTGTGGTTGGACTGGTAGCCGCCGATCGACACCAGGGTATCGGCGCCGCTGGCCAGCACGTCGGGGACGATGTATTCGAGTTTGCGTATCTTGTTGCCGCCGAAGGCGAGTCCTGAGTTGCAATCTTCGCGTTTTGCCCAGATATTGGCGCCACCGAGGTGGCGGCTGAGGCGCTGCAGGGGATGGATCGGGCTGGGGCCGAAGGTCAGTGGGTAACGGGGGAAATCATGGATTGACAAGGCGTTCTCCTGACTCGGCTGCTGAGAATGACGTTGTGGGGGAGCGGTGTTCAGCTCGCGCCGCGTTCCTCGGATTCGGCGGCCTCCGGTGCCGGGATGAGGGTGTGCCAGTTGTCGCGGGCCGCACGTCCGGCGCCCTCGCTGTCGCCGGCTTCGCAGCGCGCGATGATCTGCTCGTGCAGGGCCACGGAATGACGTCCGTCGCGGCCGGCGAATCTGATGCGTTCCAGGCGGCGCAGCACGGGGGTCACCTGCTCCAGCACGGCAGCGATGTACGGGTTGGCGCTGGCTTCGACTGCGACGGCATGGAATTCGTCGTCGGCGGCCAGCGCGGCGTCGGGATCGTGCGCATCGAGGGCGGCGGCAAATCGTGTGTTGGCGTGCCGCATCGCGGCCAGGTCGCCATCGGAGATGTTGGCGATCGCCTCACGCACGGCGAGCTCGTGCATCGCCGCGGCAACGGACTGCGCTGCGCGCGCCTCCCGGATGTCGATGGGGCTGACGATGGTGTGCCGTCCCGGTTGGGTCTGGACCAGACCGGCGTGTTCCAGACGGGAGAGTGCCTCACGAATCGGGGTTCGGCTCACGCCCAGCCAGCGGCTCAGCTCGTCATCGCGCAGCCGCTCGCCGGGGGCCAGGGTCCCGTCCACGATGGCCGTGCGCAGCGCCTTATAGGCATCGTCGCGGAGTAGCGAGCGTGCCATCACGCCTTCCGAAGGTGGTACCGGCATGCAATATATTGCACATCGGTGACGGCGTGGCGTCAAGTGTTGTGTGAATTTCGGGTGGGAATGGCCTGCTAGAAGCGGCCGCCGCCGCCACGGAAGCTCGATCCTGAGGATCGGGACGAGCCGCCATACGACGATGACCCCGACCCGGACCAGGAGCTGTGGTGGCTTGATCCGCCGCTGAGCATGCCGCGCAGGATGCCGCCGATCACGGCACCCGCGACGTTGCCGGCGACATCACCCGCCACGCTGTATCCGCGGTAGTTGCCGTACCCGTTGCTGTAATAGGACTGGGCCGCCCGCACCTCTTGTATCGCGCTGCCTTCGGCACGCGTCGCCAGCTCTGTGGCCCGATTGGCCCACAGAATGGCGTTCGAGGGATCTGACTGGCGTGCGGCCTCGGCCGTCGCGATGCTGCGTTCGGCTTCTGTGATGTATCCGCGCGCGGCGGAGCCGACAGCTCCCCGGTGCAATCCGATGTACTGGGTGACGCCATTCACTTTCTGGCGGGCGGTGGCGATCGCTTGATCGAGCGCGCGGGCGCGGCGTTCGGCGGCGTCCTTTTCTTCCCGCACGGCGGCCAGCAGCTTGTCGAGTTCGGCATCGGCCGCGGCCAGGTGGGTGAAGGCGGTCAGCGGATCGGTGGGCCCGACTCTCTCGGCGTCGGCCACGGCGGCGGCAGCCCTGTCGTGGGCCTTCGTCAGCTCGTCGGCACGGGGCACCGATCCCTGCCGCTGAAGTTCCTCGGCCTGGGCGATACCCGACTTCGTGTCCGCGATCGCCGCGGGCAGTGCGTCGATGGCGCGCCGGATGTTGTTGGCGGCGTTGTCCACCGCGTCCAAGAGTGCGGCGGCCTGGTTCAGCGCCGATTCGGCCCCACGCACGGCGTCGACGAGATTCATCTGCTGGCCCTCCAGGGGGCGGGCAGCGAGTTCCCGGCCGTGGGTGATCCGGGAGTCGGCGAACGTGGTGCGCTCGGTGGCCTCGGTGATGTTGTCGACGATCGACGCCAGGGCCGCGGCATCGAACTGGGTGCGCAGTTGCTCGAGAACGCGCTGCGATTCGGGTATCCGAGCGGTCGTGGCCACCACCTGCTGGGTCAGAGTGTCCAACTTGGTGGGTGCGTTGATCACCAGGTTCCGCAGCGCGTCAAAGGCATTGGACTGATCGTCGAGGGTGCGGTCGGCACGTGCGGCGGCGGTGATGACGTCGATCAGCAGGCGGCGCTGCTCCGTGGGCGTCTCCGGGACGGAGTCGTCGAGCTGCTTGCGCACGGAGAATGCCTGGGCAAGGGCTTTTTTCGCGGTATCGACGGCTTGCTGGAAGGGCGCGGTCTGCTCGGTACCGAACTCCTCGACTGCGAGCGTGAGTTCGGCCTCGCTGGTGCGCACGGCGTTGTCGACGTTCACCACAATCGATTTCGACAGGCCATCGAGTGCGTCGACCGATTGCGCGGCAAGAGCTTCGGCGTTGGTCGGATCGATACCCTTCGCGGCCTCGACCTCTGCGCGCCGACGGGATCGACTGCGGAACCAGGAGTACAGCATGAAGGCGCCGACCACGACGGCTCCGAAGACCAGCGCCGCCAGGATCGGCTTCCAGGGTATGGAGGATGACGATGCGGCGGCCGACTCCAGGCCCTTGGCGGTGTTGATGGCGGCGCCATCCCAATTCGAGGCGCGTAGTGCCGGTTCGATCGTGTTGGTGCGCAGCTCCTCGATCTCGGAATCGCTGACGTTCTTGATCTCCGATGCGACCTGGAACGCGTAACTGCGCTCTTCGGTTGCCACGGCGAGCAATGCGTCGCGATCTCCCAATCCGCTTGCCGTGAGGGTTTTGTTGGCCCATGTCACCGGGTCGGCGCCGTCGAAATCCTTGACGTACACCACCCAGAGCCGCACGTGCTGTGCGTCGTAGAGCTGATCGATCGCGTTGCGTACCTTCGTCGGGTTCTTGAGCGCCCCGGCCCGGTCGGTGACGTAGGCGGGTATCCGGAAGGGCGGGTCGGCACTGGCCACCGGTGCCAGCAGCAGGGTGGGGGCAAACACCGTGAGCATCGCGATCATGACTCCCAGCAGGCTCCCGAGGGCACGCAGCAGACGCATGGTCGCCAATCTAATGCCTCGCGCGGCGCTTGGACCCGTCCTGGCAGACTGGTGCCCACGATGCGTACACAGGATGCCTATAAGGACGCCTATACCGATTCCGACCGTGAACGCGTCGTCACCGAAACACCCAAGACGGCGGCCATCGTCGACATCCCGTCTTCGGAGTACCGGACCGACTTCGCGCGGGACCGAGCGCGGGTTCTGCACAGCGCCGCGTTCCGGCGCCTGGCCGATAAGACGCAGGTGGTGGGTCCGCGTGAGGGTGACACGCCGCGCACCCGGCTGACCCACTCGGTTGAGGTGGCGCAGATCGGCCGCGGCATCGCCACCGGCCTGGGGGCCGACCCGGATCTGGTGGACCTGGCCGGGCTGGCGCACGACATCGGCCATCCGCCGTACGGGCATAACGGTGAACGCGCGCTCGATGAGGTGGCGGTCGACCGTGGCGGGTTCGAGGGCAACGCCCAGAATCTGCGCATTCTCACCCGGCTGGAGCCCAAAGTCGTTGACGCCGAAGGCAACAGCGCCGGGTTGAACCTCACGCGTGCCTCGCTGGATGCGGCGACGAAGTATCCGTGGCTGCGTCCGCCGGGCGGCGGAAAGTTCGGCGCCTACGTCGAGGATGGCGCGGCGCTGGACTGGGTGCGTGCCGGGGCGACGCCGCGGCGTCGCTGCCTGGAAGCGCAGATCATGGACTGGTCCGATGATGTCGCCTATTCGGTGCACGACGTCGAGGACGGCGTCATCTCCGGGCGTATCGACCTGCGGGTGCTGGCTTCGCGGGGCGAGGCCCAGGTGCTCGCGGAGTTGGGCGTGAAGTCGTTCGGCGGGTTGGAGCAGGGCGCACTGGAGGAGGCCGCCGCACGGCTGGCCACGCTGCCGGTGGTCGCCGCGATCGGTCCGTATGACGGCACCTTGACCGCCTCGACCAGTCTCAAGCGCTTGACCAGCGAATTGGTGGGCCGGTTCGCCTCGGCCGCGATCGGGGCCACCCGCAAGGTGGCCGGCGACGGGCCGCTGGTGCGGTTCGAGGCCGAGCTGACCGTGCCCGAGGTGGTTGCCGCCGAGGTAGCGGTGCTGAAAATGCTTGCGCTGCAATTCATCATGTCCGATCCGCGGCATATCGCGGTACAGGCCCGTCAGCGTGAACGCATTCATCGGGTGGCGCAGTGGCTGGCGGCGGGGGCTCCGGCCACGCTGGATCCGGTGTTCCTGCCCGCGTTCGAGGCCGCCGCCGACGATGCGGCGCGCACCCGGGTGGTGGTTGATCAGATCGCCTCGTACACCGAAAGCCGGCTCGAGCGGGTAGACCGCGATAGTCAGGGTGTGCAAGCCAGCTGGGCCTGACGGCGAGGTTGGCTAAGCTGGCTCGGTGGCCGGACGCATCCCTGATCGCGATATCGCGGCGATCCGTGAGCGCACCCGGATCGAGGACATCGTCGGCGACTACGTTCAGCTCAAGCGCGCGGGTGCCGATTCGCTCAAGGGGCTATGCCCCTTCCATGACGAGAAGTCGCCGTCCTTTCATGTGCGGCCCAATCACGGCCAGTTCCACTGCTTTGGCTGCGGTGAGGGCGGCGATGCCTACACCTTCATCCAGAAGATCGAGCACATCAGCTTCGTGGAGGCCGTCGAGCGGCTGGCCGACCGCATCAGCTACACCATCAACTACGAGGGTGGCGGCACGGCCGCACAGCGTGACCGGGGGACCCGGGCGCGGCTCGTCGCCGCCAACGCGGCCGCGCAGGAGTTCTATGCCAGCGCATTGGATTCACCCGAGGCGGCACCGGCGCGCCAGTACCTGACCGAGCGCAATTTCGATGGCGCGGCGGCCAAACAATACGGCTGCGGATATGCCCCGTCGGGGTGGGACACCCTGACAAAGCATTTGATGCGCAAGGGATTCGAATTCAAGGAGCTCGAAGCTGCGGGGCTGTCCAAGGAGGGGCGCCGCGGTCCGATCGACCGGTTCCACCGGCGGCTGCTGTGGCCGATCCGCGCCAGCAGTGGTGAGGTGATCGGCTTCGGCGCGCGCAAGATCTTCGACGACGACACCATGCCCGGCAAGTACGTCAACACCCCGGAAACCATGCTGTACAAGAAGTCTTCGGTGCTGTTCGGGCTCGATATGGCCAGGCGGGATATCGCCAAGGGGCACCAGGCCGTTGTCGTGGAGGGCTACACCGACGTGATGGCGATGCACCTGGCCGGGGTGACCACGGCGGTGGCGTCCTGCGGTACCGCCTTTGGTGATGAGCACCTCTCGATGCTGCGGCGCCTGATGATGGACGACTCGTACTTCCGCGGCGAGCTCATCTACGTTTTCGACGGAGATGCCGCCGGTCAGGCGGCCGCGCTGAAAGCCTTTGAGGGAGAGCAGAACCTGGCCGGCCAGTCGTTCGTGGCGGTGGCGCCGGATGGCATGGACCCCTGCGATCTGCGGCTCAAGTCGGGGGAGGGGGCGTTGCGGGATCTGGTGGCGCGTCGCACCCCGCTGTTCGCATTCGCGATTCGGTCGGCGTTGGCGGAGTCGGATCTGGAGATCGCCGAGGGGCGCGTGGACGCGCTGCGCCGGTGTGTGCCGATGGTGGCCAGGATCAAAGACCCGACGCTGCGTGACGAATACGCGCGGCAGTTGGCCGGCTGGGTGGGATGGGACGACGTGGCCCAGGTGCTCGCGCGGGTGCGTGAGGAGGCCGGTAAGGCGGCCAAGGGTGGATCGGTGTCACCCGAGCGCCGTGTGCGCGGCTCTGAACCTGCTGCGGCCCTCAAGGTGGCCATGCCCGATCCCAAGGACCCCACGCTGTGGCCGCAGCGCGAGGCGCTCAAGGCGGCGCTGCAGTTCCCGGCCTTCGCCGGTCCGGTGTTCGACTCGCTGACCGCCGACAGCTTCACCCACCCCGGATATGTGGCGGTGCGCACCGCGATCGAGGCGGCCGGTGGCGCCGCGGCGGGGATCGTCGGCGCGGAGTGGATCGACAGGGTGCGACAGAGCGCGTCGTCGCAGAACCAGGTGATGCTGATCAATGCGTTGACCGCCGAGGCCATCCAGGTGGATAGCGATGAGCGGCTGCCGCGATACATCGGGTCGGTGCTGGCCAAGCTGCAAGAGGTGTGGGTCGGGCGGCAGGTGGCCGAGGTGAAGTCGAAGCTGCAGCGGATGTCACCGGTGGAGCACGCCGACGAGTATCACGCGCTATTCGGCGACCTGGTGGCGCTGGAGGCGTATCGACGCAGCCTGCTGGAGCAGGTCAGCGGCGACGACCTCTCGGTGTAGGGGCAGCGCTCCTACTTGTTGTCGAGCTGAGGCTCGGGCTCCAAGATCATGGTTGTCTCGTCGATCGGCGTGAGTTCCACCATGTGGGGGTCAGGGGACAGCGAGTTGGCCAGGCGCCGTCGGCTGATCTCGATCAGCTTCTTGGTCGCGGGGCTGCCGGTGACGGCCTGATACCCATTGACGATCTGCTCGTATCGGCGACGGCCAGCCTTCGCACCCAGCACGTAGCCAGCGGCCAGCACCAACAAAACCCGAATCACGAACCCTCCACCAACTAACGAAGTTCTCCCTATCCTGCCTGACGCAGCTGTGAACGGCTGCGTCAGGCAGGTCACATCTGCCCGCTTCTATGCGACAACCGCGATGTTCACCGTCTTTGTCGCTCGTGATCGGGCGATGCGGCGGGCATACGGTTTGGCTTTCACCCCTACCCGTAGGCTAAAGTCATGCCTCGGTTCGCGGTACAAACCGACGCGATCCGGTAGTCCCCTGTAGCTCAATTGGCAGAGCTTCCGACTGTTAATCGGACGGTTCTTGGTTCGAGTCCAAGCGGGGGAGCAGGTCAGGCGGTATTTTCGATTTCGTGGTGTAGCTGACGGCGATTCTGCCCCTGTGAGTGGAGCCACGATGTGAATCGGGTGGGGCCGGGCGGCCCGCCCCACGCCCCCGTGTGGGTGCAGACGACGATGCCCTGTGGCGTGGTCTTTTCGGGGCGGGCTGGCCCGGCACTGTAGTAAATAGCTGTGTCATCACCTCGCTATCACCTGATCGTGATCGGATTGGGTTGTGGGCGTGAGGATCTGGTTGGCGGAGGGCTGCGCTGCGTCGGGTGGACTCGCCGCACTGGTTCACTGTGTCGTCGCGGCGAAGTGCGATGGTGAGACCGACCAGCGTGCCGGGGCCCGCGAAGGGCGCACCCGACCGCTGGTGGCGCCGGCCGCTGGCACGGGGGAGCTTCGGCGGCGCAGAATATGGCGTCGACTTCGGCGATCAGCGCCATCAGCCCTGTGGCGTAATCCAGGTCCAGGGTGGCCAGCACCTCTGACTCGGCCGGGCTCGGCGGTGCCGGCGCCGCCATCGTCGTGCTCTGCGTCATTGCTCACCTCCTTTGTGCTGTCAACAAGGCCGACCATCCAGGCGTGCGGCCGCTGGGATACGCGATGCGTATGTCATTGCGGCCCTGGGAATTTGGTCAGGAAGTGGCCAGAGAATCAATCTGGCCTCAGGTCCCCACTGGCGGTTTCCCCGAGGACACCTGGCGCCAAGACGGACCTAATCCGGCACCAGGTGCCCTGAGGTGGTGCGTGTGTCCTTTGCCGAGCTGCTGGAGCGCGGCCCACAATCAGGCGTTGACCGGCTCCTTGGCCGCGCTAGGGCCACGCACCGCGTCGCCCTCCTCGGTGATCACTGTGGTGTCATCGATCGCCTTGGAAGCCACGGGGCGATCCACGGCGATTTTGCGGGGCTTGGCTTTCTCAGCCACCGGGATCACTAGACGCAAGACTCCATCGTGGTAGTCCGCGGTGATCCGGCCGGTGTCCAGATTATTGCCCAGCACCAACTGGCGTGAGAACACCCCACGTGCACGCTCAGCGGCCAACATCTCACGGCCGGGATCCAGCGGTGCGCGTTCGGCGCGCACTGTCACCACATTGTTCTCGATATCCAGATCCAGCGAATCGGCAGCAATACCAGGGAGATCGAACTCCACGTGGAACTCATCCCCGTCACGCCAGGCATCCATCGGCATCGCCGCCGGACGTGCCGCGGTTCCCAGCACCTGCTGGGTGAAACGGTCCAGCTCCCGAAATGGGTCGGTACGCATCAGCATCGTGGCCACCTCCATCTGTCCTTTCCCTTGTGCCATCTGTGCGCTACCAACTGGTTTATCTATGCCAGTTGATATAGATTTATTTAGCACTCCACGATGCCGAGTGCAAGTAAGCGAACGAGAAAAGTTGTGACGATGATCAATGAAGGCCTGCCGGTGCAAGGCCCGGCGATCCCCGCTCAGGTGCCCGCACCCCACCACGGGGTGTATGGGATCACGGTCGCTGCGGAATTATCCGGCGCCCCAACACAATCGCTGCGGCTGTGGGAACGCCACGGGCTGCTGTCCCCGGCCCGCACCGAGGGCGGCACCCGCCGCTACAGCGCCGATGACCTGGTACGCATCGAACGGATCGTCACTCTCGTGACGGCCGGAGTCAACATCGCAGGCATCGGACGCATCCTGGACCTCGAAGACATCAACACCGCACTACGATCTGGCGCCGCTCCGCAGTAGCGATCGACACTAGCCGTGAAATTCAGGGTTTTTAGCTCGCGGTAGGCGGGTACGTCTCGTTACGGCGAGGACGAGAACGTGGTTGCCGCGAGGTCCCGCTAGGCGATTCATGCGGGGCAACCCGCGTTGAGAAAACAGCGTGGCTGCGGTCTCGCCGCCTCAATGCGGCTGGTCAATCCCCACACGGTTGACTCGCTCGTGGGCTGTGAGCAAGACGTGGTCGAAGCCGGATTGGTCAAAACTTGTGACCCCACGTAAATCAGTGCTGAGTTGCTCTGCCAGCGTGCGCAGCTTGATGTTGTGCTGTTGCGATAACCATGTGAGAAGCCCGAACGCGACGTCCTCCTCGATGTTGTACACCAGCATCAGCATGCCTTTGACCTGCTCGATGCCGGCCCGATTGTGGGCAATCTCAGCGACTCGCTCGCTGACCAGTTCTTCGGTGTGCTCTGGAGCTTCGGGGACGTGCTCGGGTGGGGTCACGTCGACGTAGAAGCCGTGTGTGCCGACTACCGCTCCGGCCTCGTCGAAGAACTGGTCACCGATGACCACGACCCAATGCACTGAGCCCCTGGTGTCCACGATGCGGTGCCGACTGCTCAGGGCGCCTCGGGTATGGGTGATCGCGTCTATCGTGTCGGCGACCTTGGCGCGGTCTTCTGGATGCTTATGCGAGAGCACTAGCTCCGTCGTTGGGATCACCACGTCGGACTGGTCGTAACCATGCAGCCGCGCTACCTGTGGCGACCATTCCCATCGCTGCTCATCGAAATAGAAGCGGAACCACCCCATCGGCGTCGGCTCTGGGCCGAACAGATCTTGCGTCACGGTCGGATCTTAATGCGGGTCAAAGCGCCTTGTCGGGGCAATAGCGCAGTGTGTAGGAGGCGGAATGATCCAGCGCAACACCACGACTCGCCACGGGCGCCGTCGGTCCACATCCGCCTTACCGCCGGTGCAGCGAGCCCATAAACGACGCGGCTCACCACCTCGACCCCCTGAGCTTCAGGCCCGCAGGGCCGCACCCACAGCGGGGCGTTTGGTCGAGCACCCCAGTGGGTACTTCGTACTTCTCATCATCCGGTCGGCGGATGGCAGGGCAGGAGGTCAGTCATGACCCGCGTGGGAAGCACATTCACATGGGCCCTTCCAGGTGGCGATTCAGTCGTATTCGTCGTGAAAGCAATTCGGTGGGGGCCGTTCAGCTATGTGTAGGGCATCTCGGCGGCCGGTGGTCGGGGACGTGAAAAAGATTGAATAGGAATGTCTTTGGCTCCAATAGTGCGATTCGCGAACTTTCAGGAGCGCCTGTGCGGAGTGTGAGGTCGGGAGTTCTGCTCTACACCGGGAGCTGATGACCCTGCGTGTGGCTGTGAACCCAACTTCCATCAAACCTAGCCCCGTTGTGGTCGATGCGCAGTACAACGGGAGATGCGCAGTACAACGGGAAAGGCAATCTCGACGATCCGCCGATATCGCGTGAGCCGGGCTACCCGCCCGGTGCCAACCTCCTGATCCGCAGTGGGAATCCGCGGAAGCTGCCCGGATGATCGCCGACGAGGCAGATATGGCTGAGTTGCGAGTGCGTGTACGTGTGCAACGAACGACGTCGGATACGGCGGGGGTCAACCTGCGCATGTTTTTGTCATCGGCTAATTTCTTGGAGAATCCGGTGACCAGGCCGCGTCGTATATCGATCGAACGTGAGGTGGGCTATGAGGAACACCGCCGGCGTGTTTGCCCTCTGGATGGTCGGTGCCCTCGTCTCGTGCTCGAGTGCCCCAGCGCTCCCGCCGATGGATACCGAGATCAGCGATGGCCCGCTGGCTTGCAAGGTGCAGCAGGTAGTGCGCTTCGGCAACATGGTGCCGATGCTTACCTCGCGTGGGTCCCTGCCGCGACCGACCGGATACTGGGCGGCATTCTCAATTCTGGTCACGAACAACGGAACTGAGAAGTCGACGGCATTCACCCTCGCCGACCAGTCACTGGCCACCTCGCAGGGGGTAGTGGTGCCACTGCCGAAGATCGAGCAGTTCCTGGGCAATCCGGAGGACGTTCTCGCCGGGGACCAAGAGACGTACACCGTTGCCTTCGAGGTGCTTCCGGGAGCGATCATGCAGTCGCTGACTTTGCATTGCGGTGCGAAGTCGATCACGGTGGGCATCGACAAACCGGTTGACCCCGGCACCGCAGTGGCCTGAGCCCGCGGGTGCTGCAGCAGTTCTGTGTTCTTGCCCAGGAGAAGCATTTTGGGCGGGCGGCAGATCGTCCCTACATCAGCCAGCCTTCGCTGGGTCAGGCGATCAGCAGGCTGGAGCAGTCTCTAGGGTTGACGTTGTTGGTCAGAACCTCGCGCGCTGTCGAGCTCACGTCGGCTGCAAGACCACCGATACGACGAACTGATCGAACGCACGAAATCCGGGCACGTCGATGTGGCGATAATGTATGGCCCCCTTGGTGATTTGACGGGGTTGACAGCGTCGATGGTGACGACCGAGCCGATAGTGGTCGCGCTGTCCGCCGACCACCGGCTGGCGCAGGAACCGTATGTGGCCATCGGAGATCTTGCGGGCGAGGGATTCGCGCTGCCATGGAAGCCCTCGTCAGCGAACTCGTATCCATGTGTGAAGCTGCTGGTTTCACCCCGCGGCAGACCGCGAGCGCGAACACCACGATCGGACTGATTGCGCATGTCGCTTCCGGATCATGCGCGGCATTTGTGCCGTCCCGGATGCGCTTCATCATCGCCCCGCCGGAGGTCGTGCTGAAGCCGTTGGTGGCCAACAGAATACCTTCAGATACACCAGAAACCCCGCGCGCGATCCAGACGCAGATACTCGCTCTCACCCGTGCGGGATCACATGATCCCGCCGTCGATATCATTCTGAAACTCCTACACGATCCGACAGTGCACGAACTACCCGAAACATCTTGAGGGTCTGGCGAATAGATGGCTGGCTTCTAGTGGGCAAGTAGGGGCAGCCTCTAGTGCGCGACGAGAATCCGTCAGCTAGCGCCCGGGTGCGGCGTATTCTGGAGCCATGAAGCGACCACGTAATGTGGCGCGAGTTCTCTGCTCGACACTCGCTGTCGGAGCTCTGGCTTTAGCGCCAATGATCTTGCCCAGTCCCGGGGCGGGCACCGCACACGCAACCGTATGTGCCTCCGCCGGAAGCACTTCCAAATGTGAGGGTGCGCCCAGCTCGGCCTGGTACGGCTACGGGTACTACCCGCCCGGTGCGTACTGGGGAATGCCCGGATACCCGCCCCTTGCTGCGGGGGCGGGCATCCCGGTTCGTCCTATCCCTTAACGGCGTTGACGGCCTTCACGAAGACATCCGATAGCTCGTTGCGGTCGACATCTCCCATGCCCGACACCGACACGGCGTGATGGTCGTCGAGCTGAGCGGAGTAGGCGATCTGCACCATCTCCTTCTCCATACCGGGCGCACTGATCTTGATGTTGGTGGACGTCCCGGTCGTCTTGACGCCGTCGATTGCGGGTGCGTCGATCTTCTCGCCGGTGCCCTCTGCCATGCCGGCGATCGACAGCGAGAACTTGTCGCATGCCCCGTTGGTGGTGTCGGCGGGGATCGGGCTGACCGTCTCCATTGCCGCGGCGATGATCATCGTCTTGGACATCGGGTCGCCGTTACCCTTGGCGCCGGTGACTCCTTGCATCGACGTACCGGTCACCTGAGGGAAGGCGCCCAGCATCTTGTCGGCGCACTCCTGCGGGGTGAAGGTGGCCTTGTCGAAGATGCCCTTCATCTGATCGAGCATCGCCTGGGTCACGGTGGTCTTGGGCTGTACCTCGACGGTGTATCCGGCGGGGAACTGGTCCTTGATGGCGTCGATCTTGGCGATATCGAAGCTGCTCGCGGCCGCCGTGGAGGTGGTGGCGCTGCTGCTGGCCGATGAGCCCGCCGACTCGTCCTTCTTGTCGTTGCTCGAACAGCCCAGCATCAGCCCGCCGGCCAGCACCACGGTGCCGAAAACG
This genomic window from Mycobacteroides chelonae contains:
- a CDS encoding PAS and ANTAR domain-containing protein codes for the protein MGWFRFYFDEQRWEWSPQVARLHGYDQSDVVIPTTELVLSHKHPEDRAKVADTIDAITHTRGALSSRHRIVDTRGSVHWVVVIGDQFFDEAGAVVGTHGFYVDVTPPEHVPEAPEHTEELVSERVAEIAHNRAGIEQVKGMLMLVYNIEEDVAFGLLTWLSQQHNIKLRTLAEQLSTDLRGVTSFDQSGFDHVLLTAHERVNRVGIDQPH
- a CDS encoding helix-turn-helix domain-containing protein; this translates as MLQQFCVLAQEKHFGRAADRPYISQPSLGQAISRLEQSLGLTLLVRTSRAVELTSAARPPIRRTDRTHEIRARRCGDNVWPPW
- a CDS encoding DUF5642 family protein — encoded protein: MNRSLTVFGTVVLAGGLMLGCSSNDKKDESAGSSASSSATTSTAAASSFDIAKIDAIKDQFPAGYTVEVQPKTTVTQAMLDQMKGIFDKATFTPQECADKMLGAFPQVTGTSMQGVTGAKGNGDPMSKTMIIAAAMETVSPIPADTTNGACDKFSLSIAGMAEGTGEKIDAPAIDGVKTTGTSTNIKISAPGMEKEMVQIAYSAQLDDHHAVSVSGMGDVDRNELSDVFVKAVNAVKG
- a CDS encoding LysR substrate-binding domain-containing protein, with the translated sequence MAIMYGPLGDLTGLTASMVTTEPIVVALSADHRLAQEPYVAIGDLAGEGFALPWKPSSANSYPCVKLLVSPRGRPRARTPRSD